The [Clostridium] celerecrescens 18A genomic sequence TACCACTACGATTTAATTTCAAATTAAAAGAGAGGATTCCTATGAAATTCACAAAAGCCTCCCCTTTAAAGGGCGAAATAACCATACCAGGTGACAAGTCCATCTCTCACCGCAGCGTGATGTTTGGTTCTATTGCAAAAGGAACCACGGAAATCAGCCACTTTCTCCAGGGGGCCGACTGCCTTTCCACCATCTCCTGCTTTAAGAAAATGGGAATTCAGATTGAAAACAACCAGGACACTGTCATTGTCCATGGCAATGGACTCCGGGGCTTAAAAAAACCGGAAACAATCTTAGACTGCGGAAACAGCGGAACCACCACACGCCTGATCTCCGGTCTTCTGGCTGCTCAGGATTTTGATATAACCTTAACCGGTGACGAATCCATTCAAAAACGACCTATGAAGCGCATTATGGACCCGTTATCCTTAATGGGGGCTGATATAAAGAGCGTAAAGGAAAATGGCTGTGCTCCTCTTTCCATAGGAGGTAAAAAGCTTCACGGCATCCATTATACAAGCCCGGTAGCTTCCGCCCAGATAAAATCCTGCATCCTATTAGCCGGACTGTATGCAGAGGGCGAAACAAAGGTGACGGAACCTTATGTATCCAGAAACCATTCGGAAATCATGCTGAAATATTTTGGGGCCAATGTTAAGACAGAAGGAACCACCGCCTGCATCGCTCCCGCTGAAGAACTCTACGGGAATAAGATCGTTGTTTCGGGGGATATCTCTTCTGCTGCTTACTTTATTGCGGCAGGCCTGATGATTCCGGGATCAGAAATACTAATTAAGCATGTCGGAATTAACCCTACCCGGGATGGGATCATTCACGTTTGCCGGGATATGGGTGCTGATATCACTCTGTTGAAGGTGAATACGGATTCCGGGGAACCTACTGCGGATATTCTGGTAAAATCCGGCTCTCTGCAAGGTATTACTATCGGCGGTGCTATTATCCCTACCCTCATCGATGAGCTTCCCATGATCGCTGCCATGGCCTGCTTCGCAGAGGGCGAAACCATTATAAAGGATGCAGCGGAATTAAAAGTAAAGGAATCCAACCGCATTGAGGTTATGGTGAGGAATTTATCTGCCATGGGAGCCGATGTAGAGGAAACAGAGGATGGCATGATCATCAGAGGCGGAAAGCCTCTTCACGGTGCTGTCATAGACAGCAAGCTGGATCACCGGATCGCCATGACCTTTGCAGTTGCAGGGCTTTGTGCAGAAGGAGAAACAGAAATCTTAGGCGCAGAATGCGTGAATATCTCTTATCCTGGCTTTTATCAGGATCTGGAGAGATTGATGAAATAAAATAGATCAGTACATTTATGTCTGATTACAAAAATGCCGGGAGAACTTAAGTTCAACCCGGTATTTTTATTGATTCTATAAAACTTCGATTTGGCACATCTTCATAGCCTCTAACGAATTTTCATGGCTTTTTACAGTCACACCCGCACAGCAGGAGGAGTCCACCAGCACCGGAGTCTCAGGAAGAAAAGCTTTGACCAACAGGGCATTGGAAATCACACAGATGTCCGTACATAAACCCACCAGTTCAATGGATTCATATTCTCTTTCTGTCACATATTCTCCAATCACTGAGCTTCCAAACGTGTTTTTTTCAAAACGTATCCCCTGAAATTCCTTTAAGGAATTATCAAGCTCCCATCCGGCTGTTCCCCTGACACAGTGAACGACCGGTAGTTTTTTCCCCTCCTGAGAATTAAGATAATTCTCCTCATGGGTATCCAGGGTGAAGATCACTTCATCTCCTGCTGCCTGATATTCCTCTATTTTTCTTTTTACCTTAGGAACGATAGACACCGCCTCGGGCGTTCCCAGGGAGCCGTCGATAAAATCCTTTTGCATATCTACTACGATTAACAACTTTTTCATGGACAAACCTCCGATAATAAATAGTGTTTATAGTTTAACACATTTGCACTCATAAGCATATTTTTTTCTTCACATTTTTGCTGGAATTATTTTTACTTTAATGCCATGTTCATTTTCTTGTTATAATATTACGTTCTCTCCGATCGCACTTACGAAAAGTAGAATTTCCGCAGTAATCAAAAAAATAAATGGATGGATAGCAATTAATATAGTATAATTTTCCGATAACAATGAAAGGTGATATAAAGGTAATTTATATTAGCTTTCATCAGAAAGTAAGGTGATGAATATGCACAGCAAGGTTGAAGCCATGTTTAATGATTGGGATGAAGCTCTAATATGGTCATGTTTGCAAGGTCATATGGGAAACATTGTCTTAGATAATGAAAAAAATCCCGCGTCTGCAATGATTGAAATCGGTGACTTCTGCTTTTTCGCAGGCCAGTCAAATACCGCCCTTTTTCATGATTTAGAAGGAGAAAAGCTGCTCATACCGAAAGATAACGCTTGGGAAGCACTGATCGAGAATTTTTTTGATGGTCGTGTAAGTAAAATATTTCGCTATGCAATTAAAAAGGAACCAGATGTTTTTGATAAAGCAAGACTGGCTTCTTTCATTAATGGTCTCGATGACTGTTATGAGCTTCGGATGATAGACAAAGAAGTATATGAATTAGCTGGACAGGAAGCATGGTCCGTGGATTTATGTTCTCAGTTTAAAGATTATGCTGACTATCAGCGCCGGGCATTCGGGGTATCAATATTACACAATGGTAAATTGGTGGCAGGTGCTTCCCCTTATGCTGTTTATAATAATGGTATTGAAATTGAGATAGATACAAAACCCGATTATAGAGGCAAGGGACTAGCGACAGTATGCGGAGCAAAATTGATCCTTGAAAGCCTGGAACGAAATGTTTATCCAAGTTGGGATGCTCATGACTTACGTTCTGTAGCTTTAGCAGAAAAACTCGGTTATCACCTTTCCCATCCATATGTGACATATGAACTGATAGGCAGGTAGGCAGACAGGCAATTTCTGACTTTTTCTAATTAACAGTTGACAAATCCATACAGACGTATTAATATACTGTTTAAATGAAATAAAAATAAACCGTTGAAAAAGAAGAGTAAGCTTTCCAGGCAATATTTCAGAGAGCCGCCGTTGGTGCGAGTGCGGTATAAAGCTGATAGCTGAATGGACTTTTGAGGGCGGCCCCGAACCATTGTTCCAGTAGGGGCTGACGGAGACCACAACCGTTATTTCCCGTGGCATATATGTTAGTATATGAAAAGTGGACTTTTTTAAAGTCAATTTGAGTGGCACCGCGGATTGTATGATTCGTCTCAAGTACGTTTTTTTGCGTACTTGGGACTTTTTTTATTTTCAGGATATCCGTTCCCTCTTCTTTTCAACGGAAACCATCTTAAGGAGGAAATATTATGAAAAAATCGATCAAACCCCTGTTACTTGCTGCTATGGCAGCTGCCGCACTCTCCGGCTGTTCTTCCAAGTCAGCTCCGGAAGAACCTGCTGATAATAATTCTACAACCCAGGCATCTTCTGGTACTGAGGCTGGAAATGCTGCAGACGGCACATCCTATACCATTGGTGTCGGACAGTTTGCAGAGCACGGTTCCCTTGATAACTGCCGGGAAGGCTTTTTACAGGGCCTTGCAGAAGAAGGGATCGAGGAAGGGAAAAACTTAACCGTCATGTATGAAAATGCACAGGCAGACGGAGGAACCGCAAGCCAGATCGTTAATAACTTCCTTTCAAAAAAAGTGGATTTGATCTGCGGCATCGCTACCCCAATGGCTCAGGCTGCCTATAGCGGAGCAAAAAAGGCCAGCGTTCCCGTCATTTTCACGGCAGTTACAGATCCGGTTGCCGCGGCTCTGGCTAATGAGGATGGAACTCCGGTTGGGGAAATCACCGGAACCAGTGATAAGCTTCCCGTGGAAAAACAGCTGGAAATGATCCGCAAGATTCTTCCCGATGCTAAGACCATCGGCATCCTTTACAGCACCAGTGAGGTGAACTCAGAAACAGCAATCAAGGAATATAAAGCCGCAGCCGCTTCCTATGGCTTTGAAATCGTAGAAGGCCCGGTATCCGCAACTGCTGATATCCCCCTGGCAACTGACAGCATTCTGGAAAAGGTTGACTGCTTAAACAACTTAACGGATAACACCGTAGTAAGCTCTCTTCCTCTGATCCTGGATAAGGCCGGAAAGAAGAACATACCCGTATTCGGCAGTGAAGTAGAACAGGTAAAAATCGGCTGTCTGGCTTCCATTGGTCTTGATTATGTGGACTTAGGCAAGCAGACCGGTATAATGGCCGCAAAGGTATTAAAGGGCGAAGCAAAAGCAAGCGAAATAAATTTTGAAGTGATCAAGGAAGCCGCATTCTACGGAAATTCAAAGGTTGCCGAAAACCTGGGGATTACCCTTCCGTCAGAGCTCACCGGTTCTGCTGCTGAAATTTTTACAGAAATTGCCCACTAGTGCTAAATACAAGGAATATAATTGGAGGAAGTTAAACCATGTCAATCATACTTGGCGTTTTGGAAGAAGGCCTGGTCTATGCCATTATGGCACTGGGCGTTTACATCACTTATAAGATTCTGGATTTTCCCGATCTTTCTGTCGATGGAACCTTCCCTTTGGGAGGCGCAATTACCGTTACCATGATCCTGGCCGGAATAAATCCGGCGGCAACGCTATTGATTGCCTTTGCCGTCGGTGCCCTGGCCGGATGCATCACCGGCTTCATCCATGTTAAATTAAAGGTACGGGATCTTCTGTCAGGTATCATTGTCATGACTGCCCTCTATTCTGTGAACCTAAGGGTAGCCGGAAAGTCCAATGTCCCATTTTTTAATAATGATTCCATCTTTGAAAACAGTTTTGTAAACCGCCTGTTTCCCGGGAAGCTTGCAGATATCAGCGTTGTGATTATATTAGTAGTCATCGTGGTGATCGTTAAGCTTTTGCTTGACCAATATCTGAAGACCCGCTCCGGCTATTTGCTAAGAGCTGTGGGTGACAATGAAACTCTTGTTACCTCTCTTGCCAAGGACAAAGGCATGGTTAAGATCATCGGTCTTGCCATCGCAAACGGCCTGGCTGCTCTGGCCGGTTCCGTATACTGCCAGCAAAAAGGGTTTTTTGAAATCAGTATGGGAACAGGTACCATTGTAATTGGTCTTGCCAATGTAATCATTGGAACAAAGCTGTTTAAACGGGTTGGGTTTGTGAAATCCACCACCGCGGTCATTATCGGCTCTATCATTTACAAAGCCTGCGTGTCTTTTGCTATTTATCTTGGAATGGAAGCATCGGATTTAAAACTGATCACATCAGTGTTGTTCCTGGCTATTCTGGTACTCAGCAACGGCAGGGAAAAGAAGGTGAAACATCATGCTTGAACTTCAAAACATCAATAAATATTACAACCAGGGAACGGTCAATGAGATATGCCTGTTCCAGAACTTTAATCTTACCATCAAAGACCAGCAGTTCGTATCTGTGGTAGGAAGCAACGGCTCCGGCAAGACTTCCCTGTTAAACATCATCTGCGGAAGCATTCCTTTGGACAGCGGTTCCATCCTGGTAGGCGGCGCCGACATCACAAACATGCCGGAATTTAAGCGCCAGCGTCGAATCGGAAGAGTTTACCAGAATCCGGCTATGGGCACATGTCCCAATATGACCATCCTGGAAAATATGGCTCTGGCTGATACTAAGGGAAAGCCCTTTAATCTTCTTCCCGGCACCAACAAGCAGCGGATATCCTATTACAGGGAACAGCTACGTTTCCTGGGCCTCGGCTTAGAGGATAAGCTGCATGTAAAGGTGGGCGTACTTTCCGGCGGTCAGAGGCAGGCTATGGCTCTTCTCATGTCCACCATGACTCCCATTGAATTCCTGATCTTAGATGAGCACACCGCTGCCCTGGATCCAAAAACTGCCGAGAACATCATGGAGCTGACAGATCGGATTGTGAAGGAAAAGCATTTGACCACCATTATGGTCACTCATAACCTTCGGTATGCCGTAGAATACGGTAACCGCCTGCTGATGATGCATCAGGGAAATGCCATCGTTGATAAAGAGGGGAACGAAAAGTCCAATATGGATGTGGAACACATTTTAGAGAAATTCAATGAGATCAGCATTGAATGCGGAAATTAGATCATTATTATTATTCAATAAAAGAAGATCCGGCAAGTTACCTTGCCGGATCTTCTTTTATATTGCCCTTTTTTACTTTTCGCGCAACCATACAATCATTTCACCCTTGCCCCGGTTATTCCAGCAGCAATAAGGAATCGCCTTAAACGTATCATTTATATAAGAAGGTTTTTCTTCTTCATAGAGGGAATCACCCACCCTGGAATAATCTATGCGCATACCTTCCAGTCCGGCACACAAGGTTCCGCCAAGCAATGATTCGTCAAACTCTTCCTTAGGCGGCACCGAACTGTCTATGATGTCTGATGCCAGATACTTGCCGTTATCCGTTTCCTCCAGGCAATACACCATAGGCCCTTTCATCAGGCAGACCTTCCCGATGTTGTCACGTACCCTGGGATTGCATCTTACAAAACGGAAAGATACATCAAAAACCAATGTGACCTTATCTCCTGCCTTCCAGTTACGGGTCAGGTATAAGTATCCTTTTTCCAGGCAAACGGCTTCCTTAACACCATTGACACTTAGTTCCGCCTTGCCGGAATAGGACGGTTTCCGGATCCCTACGGTAAACTCCTGTCCGTCTGTTTCCGGAGTGATTTCCAGTGTTACATCACCTTTTACCGGATAATCAGAACTGAGCAGAAGCTCCACATGGCCGGAGCAAAGGCCGGTTTCAATCCTGCTGCTTATAAATAAGTTCACGTATATCGTATTCTGCTCTGAAGCATACATATAATTGCCCAGGGATGCAAGGGTCCTTGCAATATTAGGCGGACAGCAGGATACGCCAAACCAAAGCTGCCTTGTGGTCTTCACATGGCGGTAAGTCGGATTCTTCTCAGCAATCTCCGGAACCACCTCTAAAGGATTGACATAAAAGAAATGCTTCCCATCAAGGGCGATTCCCGCCAAAAGGGTGTTGTATAATGCCTTTTCTACTATGTCCATATATCTTCCATCCTTTGTGATCCGAAACAGCCGGTTGGAAAACATGGCAAGCCCCACAGTGGCGCAGGATTCCGAATAGTTTGAATTGTTCGGCAGATCATAATCCGTGGTAAATCTCTCCCCATAGGATGCAGAACCAATGCTTCCGGTGATGTACATCCGTTTTTCCACAATGTTGTTCCACAGGGTTTCGCACTGTTTCAACAGTTCTTTATCCTGATATTCATAAGCCAAGTCAGCCATGGCGCTGTATAAATAAACTGCCCGCACCGCATGCCCTTCCGCTGTTTCCTGTTCTTTCAATGGCATGTGGGACTGGTTATAATCCAGGTCAAAATCCTTAAATTCCGGAAAGATGAAATTCTGATTCTTGATACAGTCTTCGTTTAAAAAATAACAAGGTCTTTCCCCTCTGGTCCGTACAAAAAAATCAGCCAGTTCCAGATATTTTGTCATTTTTGTTACCCGGTAAAGCTTTACCAGTGCCAGCTCCACTTCCGGGTGCCCCGGATAGCCATGGATTTTCTCCTCTTCCCTGCCAAACACCTTACACATGTAATCGGCAAACTTACATACTACATGAAGAAATTTCTTCTTGCCCGTTGCTTCATAATATGCCACAGCCGCTTCGATCATATGTCCTGCAGTGTAAAGCTCATGACCTTCAAACAGGTCAGACCACCGTCTTTTGCCTGTGATTGTATAATACGTATTCAAATAGCCATCATCACACTGTGCTCTGGCAATTAAATCGATGGCGCTGTCAGCGGCGGCTTCCAGTTCGGGATTCTTCTTTTTAGCGAGGGAATAGGCGGCGGCTTCCAGCCATTTGGCAACATCCGTATCCTGAAATACCACGCCCTTGTGTTCTCCCTTTTCATCGCCGCAGGCAATCCGGAAATTTCTGATACAATAGCTTTTTTCGGCCCCTTCTACCCGATCATTGATCAGCTCCCATTGAAAGGGTAATATAACATGATCCACCAGATCAATATATCTGTTCCAGAATGGATCATCAATTATAATGCTTTTTAATTCCATTGTTGTCAACTTACCAGCTTCCATATCTTTTCCTCACTTAGTTTTTATTCATAAACCGCAGATTCGTTCCGATTCTTTACCGACTCTCCTTCTATCAGGGCGCAGGGCAGGGTGATGTTTACATCTCCCACACTGGTTCCATGAATACTTTCCAGCAAAAGCTCCATGGAACGGTATCCCATTTCCTGAAGAGGTCTTTCCACTGTGGTGATTCTTGGGGTCACATACTGGACAATATCTCCATTATCAAAACCCGTTACTGAAATATCGTCTGGAATTTTAAGTCCGAGTTCTCTCGCAGCATCATAAACACCTACTGCCATATCGTCGTTCATCGCTACGATCGCAGTTGGAAAGTTCTTTTTATTAAGAAGCTTTCCGGCTGCCTCCTTTCCTTCCCGGTACTTCCAGTTTCCGCATACAATGTTCTCAGGCTTTAATTCTATCCCTGCCTCGTCCAAGGCTCTCTGAAAGCCCTTAAACCGAAGGGCAGCAGGCTCTGATCCCTTTAGCCCGTTGATCACGCCAAACTCCTTGTGTCCATTACTTATTAACATCTGGGTCATCTGGTAAACCGTTTTTTCGTTGCTATAGCGGACCGAGGATCCTTCCCCATCCGTATAACAGTAACAATAAACCACCGGTTTTTTTATATCATGAAGCACATGGCTTATTTTGCGGTCATGCATCCCCACATAAATAATGCCATCCACCTGCATTCCAATCAGAACATCAACCGCCTTGTCGATGTCCTTCTGAAAATTTGAAATATGTTCAAACTGAGATTCTATTTTGCTAAGAAGCCTTAAATTGTTTAAGATGGTATTATATCCTCTTGCTTCTGCAATTTCATTGATCCCGTCAATGATATGGGCCGTATGCCAGACAGTAATGTCTTCAACAATCACTCCAATCAGGAACGATTCATTTGTCCGAAGACTTTTCGCCAGGATATTGGACCGGTATCCTGTTTCTTTTATGATCTTTTCTACCCTTTTTCTTGTCTCTTCACTTACCTGAGCCGTATTATTGAGCACATATGATACCGTTGCTACGGATACACCGGCCATTGAAGCAATTTCTTTTAATGTCATGGTAATACTCCCTCTTTCCTCTTTTTCCGTTCCTTTATCCATCACTTCATGGCAGCCCATTCCCCTATCCTTTTAAACCGGAAGTTTTGATCCCTTCAACCAGGAATCTGGAACCAAACAGGTAAAGAAGCATTGGGGGCAGAATCATAAGAGATGATGCTGCCATAATTGACGGCCAGTTAATAACAAATGCATTACCAGAAGTATACATAAATGTAGTCATTAATGCAATGGTCAGCGTTCTCCACTTGTCGCTGTTAATATAGAACACCGGCTGGGTCAGCTCATTCCACCAGAATACACTGGAAAGCACACCGATTGTGGTAAAGGTGGATTTTGACAGAGGCACCAGCACTTTAAAAAACACACCCAGCTTGCTGCATCCGTCTATGGTTGCTGCTTCATCCAGTTCCTTTGGGATAGACCGGAAAAACTGCCGGAAAAGAAATACATTATAGGGATAAGCAAAAAATGACGGTACGATCATGGGGAGAAGGGAATCAAGCCAGCCGATCTTCCCAAACATAATGTACTGGGGAATAATCAGGGCAATCCCCGGAATCATCATCGTTCCCACAATCAATGAAAATATTAAGTTCTTCCCAGGAAACTCCATTCTTGCAAGAGGATAGGCTACAAAGGAAGAGGATATTAATGTCCCTAACGTTGTTCCTGCCATTAATAGAACGGTATTTCTTACATATAAATAATAGTTGGAATGAAAGAAGATATAGTTAAAGTTCTCCAGGGTCACATTCTTAGGGATGATATCAGAAGAGGTGGTGAACTCTGTTAAATTTTTAAATCCTCCCGAAAACACCCATATGATCGGAGAGAACATGATAACAGCAACAAGAATCTTAAGAATAAAAATCAGAATCCTGCCTGCCTTTTTCTTTGCCTTTACTGAATTCATGGCCTCTCCTCCTTAATTTTCGTAATAGACAAGTTTTTTTGATACTGCAAATATGCCGATCCCAAAACCGCAGGCGATCAGAAAAAGAACCACCGACAGCGCACAGGCATATCCGACTTTCATATTGCTGAAAGCTTCCTTATAAATCAAAAGGCTTAAAACCTGGGTCATCCCGTCAGGATCCCCGCTTTCCCCTGTCAATGGATACAGCAGTGCAAAGGAACCGTTAAGCGCGCTGATGCAGCCCATAACCGCATTAAACAGCACAATGGGGGATATCATGGGAAGCGTTACGCCGAAAAACTTCCGGAACGGGCTTGCACCGTCAATGTCACACGCTTCATAAAGTTCTCCGGGAACATCATTTAAGCCTGAGCGGAAGATCAGCATCATCTGTCCGGTGTTGTATGTAAACAGGGTAATAAAAAATACAGCAAGATATATGGTGTGTTTGTCATACAGCCAGTTCACCATGACATTTTTTGCAGTCATCTGTGAAATTAAGGCATTTAAAAGACCTGCCTCTTTTCCGAAAATCGTGCGGAATGTATACGCCAGTGCAACCGTCGGTATAACGGACGGAAGAAAATAACAGAACTGGAATATGCCGTTTAATTTCTGTTTATAATTCAACAGCATAGCAAGAATCACTGCCCAGATCGTAGTAACCACCATCATAACAACCGTAAAAAACAAGGTTACTTTTATGGAGTTCCAAAAGGTAGGGCTTTGAACCATATTCACGTAATTTGCCAATCCTACAAAATTTGAAATGCCGTTTAATTTCCGGTTTGTCAAACTCACTGCAAACATAAAAACAATGGGAAATAAGGTAAAACATATAAATCCTATAAACCATGGGGCACAAAAAGCATATGCAGTCAGATGATTCATAAGCTTCTTTTTATTTATCGGCTTCCTTTTCTCATTTTTCATAGCATTCACGATCCTTTCGCTTAAAGGCACAAATGACCTCTCCTTGCGGCCGCTTTTCTTCCGTTTTCCGTCTGTTCTGCGGCCGCTCCTGTACCTGGCTCAATTATTTCATCTGGCCTTATGAAAGCTTAATAGCCAATCGTCTCCTTTGCATAGTTGGAAGCATTCTTAACCGCATCTTCCGGAGTTTTCTGTCCTAATACCGCTGAGTTAAATTCACTGACCGCATTGTTGGTTACACCGGAGGGTAAGCATGTATATCCAAATACGCCGGCCTTTAAGGAGTCTGTTATGGCATCCCAGTTTTCTATTGTAGTTACGCTTTCCACCTTCCAGGCTCCTTTTTCTGCTATGGATTTGATTGCAGAAGGATTGCCGCTTGCCTTAGAGTTAATGGCCTGCCCTTCCTCGCCCATCAGGTATTCAATTACCTTAAACGCAGATTCCTGATTCTTACTCTTTGCATTAATGCTGTAAAAACCGGTATGTAACGTGTTATATTTCAGTTTGTCGGTAGGAATTGAGGCTATATCCCAGTTAAAGGCAAGCCCACCGCCATAAGTTCCTATATTCCAGCTTCCCTGCCAGCTCATAGCCGCTTTTCCAGCCGCAAAAAGATCTGCAGTATCGGAAGAAGGTTCCGGCATGGTACCGTTTTTGACCATTTGTGCCACATCAGAGACAAAAGAAACCGCACCGTCGCCGATCACCATCTGACCCTTGGCCGGGTCAAAGACCTGATCACCTGCACCGCCGATCCCTGCCCACCAGGTCTGGGTGTTGGGAAGTGCGCTTCCATATACCTCAGTCGTACCGTCGGCTGCCTTTTGGGTAAGTTTCTCTGCCGCTGCCTTATAGTCTGCATAAGACCAGTCATTCGTCGGGTAGACAATACCTGCTGCATCAAACATATCCTGGTTGTAATACAGAATTTCCGTAGCCGCACACCACGGCAAACCATAGGTACCGCCCAGGCCCTCAGACAGCTTTGCTACCGCATCAATAAAATCATCTGTTTTAATTGTTGATTTGGCCAGATAATCATCAAGCGGAATAATTCCTCCTACCTGGGCAAAGTTAGCGATGTCATTTTCCCAGATCACATAGATGTCAACGGAATCATTCCCGGTTGAAACCATCTGGTTCAATTTAGAGGAATAATCGCTTTCCGGGATCACTGTCACTTCCACTTCAATACCTGTTGCCTTTTCAGCCTGTAAATACATATTAAGAGCTTCGTCCTTACTCGGCTCATTCCAGACCGCAATGGTTACTTTCTTTCCTGCTTCGGCTGAATCTGTCTTACTGCTTTCCCCTGCCTTGGACTCAGTACTTCCGGCCACAGTCCCTTCCGGCTTTTCTGTTCCGCTGGCGCCGCAGCCGGCTAGTGAACCACATACAACAGCTGTTGACAGAAGCAATGCCAGTAATTTCTTTCTTCCCATAATAAACCCTCCAATAAATTATTTTATTTATTTAAACGATTAAATAACTTTTTTAAATTTTGGCCGATTGATATTGATATCCATCAGCCATATACGATCTATTTAATCGTTTAAATTAAATTCGCAAAAAAATATACATCATATTGTATAGTTTTAATATATAACCTTTTTATTTATTTGTCAATATTTTAATTTACTTTTATATATTTCCTCTTATATTAGTAATTTTATATATTTAAAGGTTTAAATAAACAAGTCGGATTTATGCCCTGCCGCTTTCATTTGTCGAACGCTGGATTGAATATGAGAATGAGGCAGGATTCCTGGAAATCCTGCCTCATTTGCCGGTATTATATTTACTTTATTTTATCTGCTCATCTCGCTCTGAGGTCCCTTGTCGTTATGGTCTTTTATAACGG encodes the following:
- a CDS encoding ABC transporter ATP-binding protein, with the protein product MLELQNINKYYNQGTVNEICLFQNFNLTIKDQQFVSVVGSNGSGKTSLLNIICGSIPLDSGSILVGGADITNMPEFKRQRRIGRVYQNPAMGTCPNMTILENMALADTKGKPFNLLPGTNKQRISYYREQLRFLGLGLEDKLHVKVGVLSGGQRQAMALLMSTMTPIEFLILDEHTAALDPKTAENIMELTDRIVKEKHLTTIMVTHNLRYAVEYGNRLLMMHQGNAIVDKEGNEKSNMDVEHILEKFNEISIECGN
- the aroA gene encoding 3-phosphoshikimate 1-carboxyvinyltransferase — encoded protein: MKFTKASPLKGEITIPGDKSISHRSVMFGSIAKGTTEISHFLQGADCLSTISCFKKMGIQIENNQDTVIVHGNGLRGLKKPETILDCGNSGTTTRLISGLLAAQDFDITLTGDESIQKRPMKRIMDPLSLMGADIKSVKENGCAPLSIGGKKLHGIHYTSPVASAQIKSCILLAGLYAEGETKVTEPYVSRNHSEIMLKYFGANVKTEGTTACIAPAEELYGNKIVVSGDISSAAYFIAAGLMIPGSEILIKHVGINPTRDGIIHVCRDMGADITLLKVNTDSGEPTADILVKSGSLQGITIGGAIIPTLIDELPMIAAMACFAEGETIIKDAAELKVKESNRIEVMVRNLSAMGADVEETEDGMIIRGGKPLHGAVIDSKLDHRIAMTFAVAGLCAEGETEILGAECVNISYPGFYQDLERLMK
- a CDS encoding GNAT family N-acetyltransferase; protein product: MHSKVEAMFNDWDEALIWSCLQGHMGNIVLDNEKNPASAMIEIGDFCFFAGQSNTALFHDLEGEKLLIPKDNAWEALIENFFDGRVSKIFRYAIKKEPDVFDKARLASFINGLDDCYELRMIDKEVYELAGQEAWSVDLCSQFKDYADYQRRAFGVSILHNGKLVAGASPYAVYNNGIEIEIDTKPDYRGKGLATVCGAKLILESLERNVYPSWDAHDLRSVALAEKLGYHLSHPYVTYELIGR
- a CDS encoding glycoside hydrolase family 127 protein yields the protein MEAGKLTTMELKSIIIDDPFWNRYIDLVDHVILPFQWELINDRVEGAEKSYCIRNFRIACGDEKGEHKGVVFQDTDVAKWLEAAAYSLAKKKNPELEAAADSAIDLIARAQCDDGYLNTYYTITGKRRWSDLFEGHELYTAGHMIEAAVAYYEATGKKKFLHVVCKFADYMCKVFGREEEKIHGYPGHPEVELALVKLYRVTKMTKYLELADFFVRTRGERPCYFLNEDCIKNQNFIFPEFKDFDLDYNQSHMPLKEQETAEGHAVRAVYLYSAMADLAYEYQDKELLKQCETLWNNIVEKRMYITGSIGSASYGERFTTDYDLPNNSNYSESCATVGLAMFSNRLFRITKDGRYMDIVEKALYNTLLAGIALDGKHFFYVNPLEVVPEIAEKNPTYRHVKTTRQLWFGVSCCPPNIARTLASLGNYMYASEQNTIYVNLFISSRIETGLCSGHVELLLSSDYPVKGDVTLEITPETDGQEFTVGIRKPSYSGKAELSVNGVKEAVCLEKGYLYLTRNWKAGDKVTLVFDVSFRFVRCNPRVRDNIGKVCLMKGPMVYCLEETDNGKYLASDIIDSSVPPKEEFDESLLGGTLCAGLEGMRIDYSRVGDSLYEEEKPSYINDTFKAIPYCCWNNRGKGEMIVWLREK
- a CDS encoding ABC transporter substrate-binding protein, with product MKKSIKPLLLAAMAAAALSGCSSKSAPEEPADNNSTTQASSGTEAGNAADGTSYTIGVGQFAEHGSLDNCREGFLQGLAEEGIEEGKNLTVMYENAQADGGTASQIVNNFLSKKVDLICGIATPMAQAAYSGAKKASVPVIFTAVTDPVAAALANEDGTPVGEITGTSDKLPVEKQLEMIRKILPDAKTIGILYSTSEVNSETAIKEYKAAAASYGFEIVEGPVSATADIPLATDSILEKVDCLNNLTDNTVVSSLPLILDKAGKKNIPVFGSEVEQVKIGCLASIGLDYVDLGKQTGIMAAKVLKGEAKASEINFEVIKEAAFYGNSKVAENLGITLPSELTGSAAEIFTEIAH
- a CDS encoding cysteine hydrolase family protein, which encodes MKKLLIVVDMQKDFIDGSLGTPEAVSIVPKVKRKIEEYQAAGDEVIFTLDTHEENYLNSQEGKKLPVVHCVRGTAGWELDNSLKEFQGIRFEKNTFGSSVIGEYVTEREYESIELVGLCTDICVISNALLVKAFLPETPVLVDSSCCAGVTVKSHENSLEAMKMCQIEVL
- a CDS encoding ABC transporter permease produces the protein MSIILGVLEEGLVYAIMALGVYITYKILDFPDLSVDGTFPLGGAITVTMILAGINPAATLLIAFAVGALAGCITGFIHVKLKVRDLLSGIIVMTALYSVNLRVAGKSNVPFFNNDSIFENSFVNRLFPGKLADISVVIILVVIVVIVKLLLDQYLKTRSGYLLRAVGDNETLVTSLAKDKGMVKIIGLAIANGLAALAGSVYCQQKGFFEISMGTGTIVIGLANVIIGTKLFKRVGFVKSTTAVIIGSIIYKACVSFAIYLGMEASDLKLITSVLFLAILVLSNGREKKVKHHA